The genomic DNA aaatccaaaataCCAAGCTTGAAATCAGGATTGTCTTATTTTGACCAGACAGTCCAAATGTGGCTATAACTGCATGCAGTCACAGGGTTGTGACTGGACAAAACCTATATCCATATAAACTATACCAAGATCTAAAGTGTAGAGGACTTTTCTCTTACTTGCCACCTCCATGGATTGAATTGATATGGGCACTCATAGTTTTTCTCATCTAGATGAACTGATCTAAAATTTGCAAACACACACCATCCTTGTGGTATTAAATACCCTTTTATTTCAACATCTTTTAAGGCCTTTCTCATAACACCATTTATAATATTTCCCATTCTCAAAGTTTCTGTGATTACCTGTATAAGTTGGGCATATAATAAGTCAGTTTAAAATTATGgatcatttttgtttgtgtttgacaAACACACTTGTGCTTGGCTTACTTTTTGAGTAAATGGCAATGATAAGTAATCATTCCAACACAAAGGCTTCCCAAGCTGATCTTTGAGTTTCTTGAGCTTTATATTCTCCACCTGTGAATCACCAAATTCAGTTACCAAAAGCTAATTAAGAAATCGTTTCAAGGAATTTTTTAAGGGCATGTGTTGCAATCACATACCATAACCATTGAGATTTTCAAAAACTTGGGTGAATGGGAGGAAAAATTGCACACGTTTCTACCACTAGAACTTTCAATCATTTATCTTGAGTTTCTGAGTATGATTGTGATGTTTCCGTTTTGATTGTTTATAGTCATATATAGCTAGTATAGAAAGGACATAACCTACCACTACCAGCCAATTTTGTCTATGGAAAAATTTCAAACTTCAATGACATAGATGAAAAGAAGCATAATGGTCACTCGCAAAatcttgattttcttttaataaaaaaaaaaatgttattctaACTTTAGACTAGGCCATTAGGAGCCATCTGCATAACTTTTGACACGCAAATTTAGCATCAAATTCGACAACAATATAGAAGGTTAAACAATTCGTATGCGATTAATTATCTAAACGAGATGGTTAACACACATATACCGTCAATTGTTGTAAAGCAGGAGGGCATTCTGATAGGTATTTTGTAGCTAGAGTCATAAGAACTGGAACTGAGTCCTCTCCAGgaatcatcatatcaataatattatCTGCTATTAAATCATCTGTCAATTTCTCACTTGTATCATTAAGAAGGACATCCACTACATCTCTTGGAACTTCAAAGATGCCTTTATTTCTTTTAGCTTGGACAGTTTTTCTCACTaatttcaccattttcttttttgcCTGAAACCAAATGTGAAGTCATCATTACTTTCAGCAAAGCATGCTATATATGGTAGAAGAAATCAATCTCATTACTACCTGTAAAGATTGATAGAGTTTGGTTCCTGGTAGGTTTATTGGCAAAGACATTAGGCCAGAGATAAATTcctgaaaatgtttttttagaagttCCATTTCTTCACCTGGTTCCAAACTAATCAATGCCTTAACCAGTACATGAAAGGCAATCTAtggacaaaaaaagaagaagtgattaattgttggtgtttttttttttggtagaaattaatTGTTGGTGTAAGTATCTTGGAAAATAGTAAATTATTGTGAATCTCCTTTTTAATGCAGCATGGTTCCAGTAAAATGATTATGAACCCTATAAAGATAActaagatatatttttaatttaagtagTTAATAATATCATGTTGAAACAAAGTTGGAATCAAAAGACGAGCATGTTTAAAATCACAttgagtttgacaaaatcatgATGATGTGGTGAGTTTGTTGAAGCTCCAAAGTGTagcttttgtcaaaatcacgacGGCACACCATGATTTTTCCAAATTTATCTCTAATAATTTAAACATGCACTGCTAGATAGATAATTTGATCACCAATTATTACTTTTACAACTCATGCAAAAACATAAGAGAGAGGAGGGTCAATTTGTGACATGATTTTTGACTGGTTGCTTTCATATAAACAACTTGAACATAGAAAAAGGTGATAtgccaaatatatatttaagagaAGGAACatgcaatttttgttttatcttgTGTCAGTTGAATGGAACTCTTTTCAAGAAGTCACCGTGAGATTGAAGGTAAAATATTAGAGTTCAAACTTTGGAGATAGATTCTGACACCAACACACGTGGGAGAGAGAAGCAAACAAAGATAGTACAAACTCACACACACTCAGAAACTGAGGGGGAAGGAAACAGAGGTAACCTTTTTTGTTTCATCTTGTATGTATATAGGTTGGTCCTCTTTCCAATTTGCcattgattcttgtacatacTTCTGCATATCTGAGGTAATCTGAACCTTTAACTGTTGAGACTTGAAGAAAGCACCAATAAGTCCATGTATTCTCCTTTGCAAGGTTCCATTGATGAGCAAAATAGAAGACTCTCCCATTAACTGCATCAATGACTTGGGATAAGAAGGAACAAAAACCTTTGCATCACTTTGTAGTATAAACTTATTCACATCTGCATCTGTTGAAACAATGGTAGGGCTTCCAAATATGTGTGACTTGAACACTTTACCATACCTGCAACAATTTGCAACAGCACACCACAAATCCttgtcaaaaacaaacaatctcGCGTggcttttcttatttttaattaaagtgaCACTAACGACCATTTTACTGACAAACACACTTTCTATGAAGCTTTGTCTCTTGAGCTTCATAGAAAGGTAGCTATGCCAATGAATGAAAGTGAGTTAAACTAAAATGAAGTATTGTATGATGATGAACTTACATGGCGCATCGCTTGTTCATGAAGCTCTCAGGGCGGTCGGTGTAAGCACAAGAAACAAAATCTATGGTTTCACCAATAAAAGGCCATCCAAGAGTGCCTAGTGGAAGCTGATttctttgttttggtttgaGCTTAAGACTAAGCCTGTTTCTGTAGTAGAGGATCAAAGTGCACAAGAAAATTGGTGTCACAAATAGAATCCAAGTAGTGTCCATTGTTTTTCTCACACTTTCTATGCTAGctttggcttaaatatgcaaatataCATAATCAATCATGTATATGGTGGACACAGCCGTAACCTAGTTATGCTTTATgatatatatagatttttatGTGCATGTGTGTGTGCACGCGTGCAAGAGGGACATAGTAAGAGGTTTGTGAAGCATGAGCTTTCTTTCTTAAGTATAATAATTTTAGTTTCTGCAAATacgaggttttttttttattttagtttatgcaacaaaaaaaaaacagttatttATTAGaaagaattttcattttaactCTAGAATCATTTCTTTTAGTCACTCATCTCACTCAGCCTTTCACACTCCCTACTTCCAACCTCCTATGGTgttgagagagagaagaagatgaaggtgaaGTAGACTTCACGTGAGAATATTAGTCATATGTGGCAACAATGACATGTCATTCTAGATGTGTcaaagataatataaaaaaataaaaataaaataaaaaagataaatcgTTGATATATCAAGTGTGAGTAAGAGTCTTACATTTGGAAAAGTGGATTTTGAATAAGATTTAAGTAAAGAGATCCATATATCTAATGTCTTTAGCTTTTGAACGAAGATGTGGTGTTCAAATAACTTATGTTTGCTCTCAGATCAATGTGATGATTTGCCAATATTTTAGGGCTTCTCCCATGGCCCCAACAATGTTATCAAAGTTGATAGTTTGATCAAAGGTGACCAACTTTTTGTATCGAAAATCTTTACCACAATGGGTTGGTTAGGCATTGTGTCCCGTTGAGCCAATGGCAGAGTAAATAAATGTGGATGAAAAAAATACCGCTCGAGGAGAAGTAATCCCAAATTAATGAATTGACTTGCACATGAGAATGAGAAGAATCTCACGAATTTAGAACCAAAAATGTATTTAGTGAATATGCTAATcaattcaattatatattttattctcgacagaagaagaattttagTGCTAACTTTGTACTTAATTGGGTCTCAGAACAGTGTACCTTAGCTATATTTTAAACTCCAAGAAAATATACACTATTCACTAATAATGTatcatatttcaactttttaaaaaaagttgttaatgTAAGTAAAGTGAGATAATAAGATCTTTCATATTTTGAGATctttgaatatttgtattaattgTTAATGCACGGTTGGTTTCTGCTTAGTTTATGATTTTGTTTCATGCTATACAAAGAATATAAGAAGAAGACCCCACTGAAGGTTATGATTGTTATTGCAAGGGCATGATTGTTGTTGTAACACATTAGATTTTGGCCCCCCCTTCATCCCTTTTCCTTTAATTCTTTGGCAATAGCAGCTGGGTGAGATCGTGCTTTCATGTGAAACTCAATAAGTCCAACCATGTTCTCAAGTTATCATCATTTCCTTCCTTTCTCTTATTATATGCTAGAGCCTAGAGGCCACATCTACCTTTCTTTCtcattataatataaatttgcTTATCTTTTCCCATCATTTGAATCCTTAAAATGTATTAGGCAATGGTACTGGGAGTATATTTTTCAAAGTTTAAACATTGTACTAGAACAATATAAAGTTTATATATCTTCTCGATTTTGATTCATGCTGCTGCATGTTTTCGTATTCACGCGGTCAATTAtaggctaaattgtatttttggtcccctaactatttaggtagtatcgttttggtcctctaattaaaattcgattgattttggtcttttaacttctttctgttacacattttggtcctttctgttagttttaattcaaaaacgttagattttcttcatcttcttttcctctttttcattttcccATGATCTCCATCGACctttcaacaacaagaattccataaaaatttcagaagaaaatgaagaaaacctaacgtttttgaaataaaactaacggaaatgaccaaaatgtgcaACGAGAagaagttaaggaaccaaaataaatcaaattttagttaagggaccaaagcgatactacctaaatagttaagggaccaaaaatgcagtTTAGTCATTATATCATTGTagatttcaaaatcaatttttaaaattattaaatttgtttgaacCCTAAACCTTAAATCCTACAACCATCGATGCAGCTGACTGTGTGAATACAATAAACCTTTTTTATTTAGCAAATGAATTTAAGAAACCTACGATTgcgaataatataaattcatgttttctttaaaaaaaattctttaattaAAGTAAGACTGATACTACACTTGAATATTGTCGAATATGACTCATAGAAGTAATGCTGCAATCCAAACGACATGTATTTTAATACAAGTTGTACACTATCGTAAACCTATGCCATtgaaataattgaatatatTAATTTGTAATGCACGGTCGATAcacattatatataaaattcaattgtaaattctttctattttattaCATGTGTATTTACAATTGAATGTGTTTTTCTAGAGGGTACATTGAGAGTCTGCATGGGCTACACACAACAATGGGTTTGCTACGAAGAGTTGCTCCAATATAGTGTTGGTTTTTGTTAGGAATCATGGAAACTATTGGAAATAACTTGAGCATCTTCATTCCGTATTGGCGGTAGCGCATCGCTACGAAGCTTAAAATGTTAGCCGAGCAAATGGAGGATGGTGATGTGTTGGTTTTTTTACAGTGGTCATGGCCGCAGAGTTAAAGGAAAGTCATAAATGGTCGTTTCAAACGGCGCGTCATTTTATATGaatatttgttgttaaaaagacttctaaaaaaattattacaaatatgacattttataagaaaaatatttgttgttaaAAGGACCGAAATGTTATAAAGATTTATTACAAAAAACAGGCCCATTATGATTCGTTGTTATTTGAggaaattgaaaaagatatgtggttttaattgaattttttatttgtttttgaaatactTATGATTGTTTATGAGTTTGAAGGTGTGAATCTAAGTTTGAAACttgattatgaattaaaaataatagagGAGAAGAGCTCAAAGAACGGCCACGAATGACATAATTTCAAATGAAGATTTTGTGTTGTTGATTCAGTGAGAAGTGGGAGAGAGCGTATGATCTTgtgtttgtatttattttgtgttttgtgAATGAGAAAGAGAGAATAGAAGAGAGGAGAGAAGGAGGAAGGAGGAAGAgaagggaaggaaaaaaaaactccacatccaattttattttatttttattgattttttttaggtttttttgaaATTCTTTAAAGAATGTATGAAGATGTTTATGAAGATGAAATAGGAAAGATGAACAcaggtattaaaaattagattttgttGGTGTAATGTTAGATTTGGTAGACATGCATGATCTAATggttgtaattttgaaaagaaaaaaaatcaaacggttaattatttttttgaagaagctaaattggTTCCGGGAGAATCGATCGTGAGACCTCGAGAAGGAGCGCACTCTCAGGTCTCAAGTCAATACTATCAGACAAACCCAAATGGTGGACAACTTACCGAGTATATCTACTCTAGACATTGGGTTAACGTTTTTGACGGAGATGATTTATTTGGCTAACGGAGTTTAACTTAAGGGAGCAAAATGTAATTTAATAAGTTatggaccaaaataaaaacaccaAATAAAATACACGATTTTTCACTTATTCTTGTAAAAGTTTTGTTTCACTAATTTGATCTTTGTTTGTTGTtaattggtttgtttttgttttcatagTCTTTGATGCTAGTTTGTTGTTGTCAATTATTGAGATGACAAACAGAAGACCAAATCACAAGAACTTTTTTTATCTAAGGAACCAAATTACAAGAACTAAACCGTAAAGTATTAGTATTACACCGACAAACAAAACTTGACCTCCCTAAAAAACACTTGGACCAAAATGTATAAggatttatttacaaaaatgtttttaaatttcaaaagacCAATCACAGATCAAAATGAGGAAAAATAAtctattttgaagaaaaataatcttATAAAGACAAATGAAAAACCGAATTATAAGAATTAAGAACCAacaaaataggtttttttttttagagatgaaCCAACAAAATAGGTGAGAACATATATTGTATATGCCGGCATCAATTACAACAAATgcaactctttaaaaaaaaaaatatccatcgcaaaagaaaataattaatagtacTTAAGTTTGGCTTTCTCTAaggtacaaaaataaaataattttgcatCATATGGAAGTGTATTTTCACCAGTTAATCAATAAGTCTCATCTcatttgattaaatagtgaGAATTATTAATCTAAAAGTAATTTGTGCATGATATAAAACGTACTCCcttcgtttttaaatataagcaaattttattttttaggttcattcaatcaatgatgtatgtagtccatattatgaaccacatacatcattgattgaatgaacctaaaaaataaaatttgtttatatttagaaacggatggagtatctAACATGCGCATATTATTCACTTACTAGTGGTTGGGTAAAACTTGCAATTTGCATGCATTCTAGTCTGCACAATGTCATGACAACATTCTTTTGGGGAATTGTGCATGCTTACACGAGTTCCATGTGATTCTCTAGTGCTCAACATATTGAATATGCTTGGTTTTGGAAGTTGGTAAATAACAattgataataaataaatacagaCAAGTTGATGATGAGGGAGGTCCAATGTATTGAGTATTGACCAAGAACATCGGTATATTATTCAGCAAATTGATCCTTCTACCAAAGTTGCTTGAatacaaaacaaacatatatcgTGTCTGTTTCACATGACTGTTTTATATGCCAAAATTTTGCATAACATATTAACATTAGTTACAAAAGCAAATATCTAAGAACCAAACACACGAAATTATAAGAATGGAGAACAAgtacaaaacaaaaatggagAATTAtaccaaaatcttttcaaaaagtTACAAATGTGAAAGTTTGATAACCCAACCTATTCTTAATGTACTCCCTCAgtattttaatataagtaaaattgattttttaggttcattcatttaatgatgtatatggtctataatatgaaccacatacataattaaatgaatgaatctaaaaagtcaattttgcttatattaaaatatggaGGGAGTACACGTTTCtcaaaacatcaaataaatcaTTCCAACAAGCATGAGAGGTTAAGGTTAAACTCTTATTTGCTAGGCTATCTACACAAGAATTACATTCGCTATAAGCATGTGTCACCATAAAATTCTTGTCATTTAGTCAATTTTTAGTCAACGTAAGACTAATCACTTATAGTGGAATTTTGGAAACCTCATTTTCAAGTTAAAGTAACTTGCATCACTACACTAGCGTCATTAACAACCaacaaaatatgttttcttGCTCTAGAAAGACTTCCTATACAAGGGTTCATTATATCTTGAACCATGCATAATTTGTTGTATGCAAGTGTGtattatatgtcccacatcggatagaatagtaaaggttgaacatcttataagtaagaggactcataaacccattgccttaaggttttttGTAAGAGTGTGACGTCTCCctcacttgtgtggttgttcAAGCCTCGATGTGGACCGTCCGCGGAACTCCCCCACTGACCCAACATAATTTCCAATCAAGTCAAACCATACATATGAATTTTAACAATCTTTCTTCGAATACGAGACTCTCATATCACTGCACGTGTATCATTGTTAGCAAGCGACAGAACCCAGAGTCTTGACTCAACAAAGGCTACAATGATCTTCcctcgaaagaaaaaaaaaaggctacaaTGATCCGATTATTCTTGGATCCAAAAGGGGGGGTAAAATGAAACAGTGTGtgtaatgaaattaattaaattactatttttcttattttttgccTATTTTTATGATGAAACAGCGAAGGGGAAATGACGATTCTTATACCTTTAATTAGAGGAGAAAAATTAGAGTATTAGATGAGATGGATTTGTGTTATAGTTCGTTCTCTCTTATTTCTTTGATTCATATCCATTGCTTCATTTCATGATTGCAAAATTCAAGCAAAAGGTAACAGCCAACTTTCACTTGTAGCATAGtaaaaaaatcgattttttcttgaccaaaaaaaaaaaaacaaccattTTTTCTACATACAGTAAAATGATGAATGGGAGCAATGTGATCAACAGTAACGGGTTCTCCCCATCACCTTTTTAGGAACCTATGCACATaatagttattttttgaagataaaTAAACACTCTTTAGTTTTttaccttcatttttttctatatttctctTCTTCTATATTGCATCACCAACTTATCacacaattctttttttttttctttgttttaagaTGTATAAACCCTGAAGAGGTGTACACAAAATtggttacaaaataaaaataaaaaataactaccGTGTAGTAAACCTTTTTTATAACTTAAttggaatttttattttacaacttAATTGgttacaaaatttaaattacttCTCTATCGCAAAACTAACTACATGTGAAGTCAAATTAAATATCACTATAAGATTTCTATATTGCAACTCAAAGCGTAGACATGGAGTATTGGCATGAAAATCTTCCTTGCAAAAAGGAGCATGCCCTTATTGCTTCTTTACTACTCAAAGCAACATTGGCATTCATGGATAGTTAAGATACAATTTCTCAATTCGAGTGATCAAAACATATGTGCCTGAACCATGTGTCATTACTCATTAAAACTATTCTAAACATATGCGCCAATGTTTGAGATGAGGAAAAGAAATAAGTAACAAATTCTAAATTTATATTCATAAgccattaaataaatgataaggAAGAAAAAGGAACTCAAATACATCTTGTACTCTTTCATGTAAATGAGAAGGAAGACTATGTTTTTATCTTCTACAACTCTACTTATCCTATTACACTTTTGGAAATC from Medicago truncatula cultivar Jemalong A17 chromosome 8, MtrunA17r5.0-ANR, whole genome shotgun sequence includes the following:
- the LOC25500440 gene encoding 3-epi-6-deoxocathasterone 23-monooxygenase CYP90D1 isoform X2 → MDTTWILFVTPIFLCTLILYYRNRLSLKLKPKQRNQLPLGTLGWPFIGETIDFVSCAYTDRPESFMNKRCAMYGKVFKSHIFGSPTIVSTDADVNKFILQSDAKVFVPSYPKSLMQLMGESSILLINGTLQRRIHGLIGAFFKSQQLKVQITSDMQKYVQESMANWKEDQPIYIQDETKKAKKKMVKLVRKTVQAKRNKGIFEVPRDVVDVLLNDTSEKLTDDLIADNIIDMMIPGEDSVPVLMTLATKYLSECPPALQQLTVENIKLKKLKDQLGKPLCWNDYLSLPFTQKVITETLRMGNIINGVMRKALKDVEIKGYLIPQGWCVFANFRSVHLDEKNYECPYQFNPWRWQDKDMNSYNFTPFGGGQRLCPGLDLARLEASIFLHHLVTQFRWYAEEDTIVNFPTVRMKRKMPILVRRVEP
- the LOC25500440 gene encoding 3-epi-6-deoxocathasterone 23-monooxygenase CYP90D1 isoform X1; this encodes MDTTWILFVTPIFLCTLILYYRNRLSLKLKPKQRNQLPLGTLGWPFIGETIDFVSCAYTDRPESFMNKRCAMYGKVFKSHIFGSPTIVSTDADVNKFILQSDAKVFVPSYPKSLMQLMGESSILLINGTLQRRIHGLIGAFFKSQQLKVQITSDMQKYVQESMANWKEDQPIYIQDETKKIAFHVLVKALISLEPGEEMELLKKHFQEFISGLMSLPINLPGTKLYQSLQAKKKMVKLVRKTVQAKRNKGIFEVPRDVVDVLLNDTSEKLTDDLIADNIIDMMIPGEDSVPVLMTLATKYLSECPPALQQLTVENIKLKKLKDQLGKPLCWNDYLSLPFTQKVITETLRMGNIINGVMRKALKDVEIKGYLIPQGWCVFANFRSVHLDEKNYECPYQFNPWRWQDKDMNSYNFTPFGGGQRLCPGLDLARLEASIFLHHLVTQFRWYAEEDTIVNFPTVRMKRKMPILVRRVEP